One genomic window of Glycine max cultivar Williams 82 chromosome 16, Glycine_max_v4.0, whole genome shotgun sequence includes the following:
- the LOC100814948 gene encoding uncharacterized protein — protein MFHNVFLSTIATNSAWPEFSGFKEAVREMGTDFSMIQKTFFADKRRHQIKLKCKKEERQQPLQLTDVVNNSAKDHPRSKLFIELLKVVSTKAEEYPSRDASDFMMAEEVVDLTVGTHVCTFGLFNLSFDIFLFLVQIIYDFSGLFIREIFLIA, from the exons ATGTTCCACAATGTCTTCCTTTCAACTATTGCAACTAACTCGGCGTGGCCAGAGTTTTCTGGCTTCAAGGAG GCTGTTAGGGAGATGGGAACAGATTTTTCTATGATACAAAAGACTTTTTTCGCTGATAAAAGACGGCATCAAATTAAGTTGAAGTGCAAGAAGGAAGAGCGGCAGCAGCCTTTACAGCTAACCGATGTTGTAAATAACAGTGCAAAAG ATCACCCTCGTTCTAAGTTGTTTATTGAACTACTAAAAGTAGTTTCCACCAAGGCAGAAGAATACCCCAGTAGAGATGCATCAGATTTTATGATGGCGGAGGAGGTTGTGGACCTAACAGTTGGAACTCATGTATGCACTTTTGGCCTATTCAATTTATCTTTTGATATCTTCCTTTTTTTGGTGcagataatttatgattttagtgGCTTATTTATCAGAGAAATATtcttaattgcatga